TAATAGCTATCATTTATGTCAATTATTATCCGGTTCTGCTCTTTATTCCTGTAATCATCCGGTAATATTGTATTGTTAGATATGACTTAGTTAAAATAACATAGGGTGAAGATTAAATTAAGagtattttatttgattgaaACACATGCAGCCACATACCAATTTAATCCATCTAAGAAATTTATATTGCTGGTCAATAATGAATCACTATTATTTACGAACACATCACTTAAAATAACTCATGTCACAAATTtatttacaacatatttatatactatatgCAGTAGAATGAGTGGAtagaaacataaattttttaaaaataaaaagtgtataaaccctaaacccaaatataaacacaaaacccaaacataaatttcaaaatactaaaccctaaaccctaaactctaattactaaaccctaactcagatataaaccctaaatccaaatataaacacaaaactcaaatagaatgaaacaaaataaataacatagtacatattggtgaaacTATAAAATCTCTATGAGTGCATGAAAGAAGTTAATGCTCACCCCACCATACCCCCTtaccttctaaatactaaaccctaaattttagtcactaaaccctaatccaaatataccataaaccctaaacctaaataaatagattaatcTAAACGCTAATCAAGGAagtataaacccaaatagaatgtataTAATAAGGTTTACTATATCCAAACATttacttagtaaatctaaaccctaggcAGGAACCTATAAATccaaatacaatctataaattgttttccAATATTAAACACTTGAAAGCACATTTACTTGGTTAGCATGTTGCATATCTTATACTCCATATAGTCTAAGTAGTATAGTAAACGAATAtttcaaataatcaaatttgtcCAACACTcgaaaaatgaatttcatattacaatcaatcacacaaaatgacaaagaagagacctatcaaatttaaaaacatgacatattattacatttttaaggaGTAGTATAGAAATATGTCTCAAATAGTATGGTAACCGTACATAGGTAGCTATACTTaagaatatatactatactattcaTTTCACCAAATATAGTATAGACGGcgagttcatcttcttcaattctaTTCTTTTTAGGCAGGCTGATACACATTCATTTTGTTCACCATCATTATTCTTCACCACCATATAGAGATCGTCTTCATCTCCTCTCTTTTTCCCGACACGATGATGCTTTTACCGAATCGCCGTCGTTGTTCTTCACCACTGGATctgtaaaacaaaaacagaaacgaAAACATAGTATGTAAACAAAATCATGATTGTGAGAATCAAttgatttgagaaaaaaatgaaagagttgtTGTGTGTGCTCACCGTCTACGTTTTCATCGTTGTCTGTTCTTCACCAGTGgatctttaaaacaaaaacataaataaaaacaaaagcatgaTTGTGAAAAtcaattgattttaaaaaaaaagaaataaaagagttATTGTGTGTGCTCACCGTCTATAACTTCATCGTTGTCTTTTCTTTAGAACAATTGATTGTTCTTTTGGTGAAGTATTGAAAGAGAAGAATTATGTGACAGAAGAAAATGTATGATTTTGTTGATaatctgaagaagaaagagaaacacTGGAAAGAGATGGTGGAGTAGAGACGTGGCGGTGGTGGTGATGGATTAGAAGATGTggctaaaatttttttatatattttttaattatttttgttagtaTGTTTCACCGGTAGGTTGAAAAGGGTAATATGTCAATAATCTATAATGTGTACAGTGTATTTTGAAAAACCATGATTTTTAAGTAGTGgatgaattataatttgtttgatggATGTATGATGCAATTCCCCTTGatttattagatcaaattatGATGTAGACTATAAAATAAGTCTACCAAGTAGATTTCTCTGAAGGTCTacagatatttagatttttttggttACGTGTAGACTTATGAATTACAgaatcataaaataattttttattttttatttggtcataagaattaaataatattttaccatcTTTTAGGTTGATTTTGCATTTTATTGAATATGTGTGCTActttttgatttaaaatgaatatttagGTTGTTTTTAGCAAATTCCTCTCGTTTAAAATTGgatagttacaatttttttactgattttctttaaaatatacttGTAATatatgccaaaaaaaaatattgtataccAACATTTTTGTATCCAATTATTTCTATCAAAAATTTCGATTGAGATTGTACTCCTATAATTCAACACTCGACGTTGTTTCAAATTAGTAATGctgattttcttcttttttttaatctatactatattaaaagggaTATATAATCAACAGGGAGAGTGTCCACGTCCTCAATTTAAATCAGCCAATAAGAATTATTCTTTTTACCACGTATGCTATTTTAGCCCAAAACATGGAAACCAACTTCGATTGTGATTCATCTTCCTCGATtccaactgtttttttttcttcaagttTTCATTCTTCAACGCCTCCTACGGTCCTACCTAATTAGGGTGTGGAAGAGCCGTCTATTCTCTTCATCTCttcgtctctttttttttttgctcaaacATCTCTTTGTCTCTATCTCttcctctctgtctctctctctatgtctCTCTTCCAATGATGAATCCACAAGGCCATCCCGAACCTGATTCCGAACCTCCTCCGACGATACCTTCGAGTCGGtgggtgttgagatgaggaatgGTGAAGAAACTAAATGTGTTTTTCCCTTGACGAGTCTCCTTTGCGGTTTGGTGGGTTGATTGAAAAGTTAAGGTCTTTTGATCCTGTTTTGTGTTCTAATTCTCTGTAGTTAAGGCTTTTTACTGAGAAAATCTTTTGGGTGATGCAGATCTTTGATAGTTTTCAGAGAAGTATCAATTTTTATTGAATTGCCTTTGTTGGTTTGTGAGGTTTGTTCCTCTGTTTCGCCGCCGCAGAAGGAGAGGTTTATCCGAGGAATAGGAAAGTTTGATCTGCGGCAACGAGATGGAAGAAGCTTGGTTTCGTCTGTGTTATCTCTCTCAAACTAGATTTGATTTTGAAATGGCTTGAGGAGATGAGAAAAGAGGACGAGGAGAGGAAGGTTTATATAAAAGGAAGGACGAAGGGTGAGAGAAAAGAAGTAACTTCGAAATTGTCATTCACCCTCCAAAAACGACTACGTCAATTATGGCAGTTGAGCCGCTCATTTTCTCTTTAATTATCAATAGGGTGACACAAAGGGATCAGCAAAAGGTGGGGATGCAAATTCAAAGAAAGAGGTCAATCAAGCCAAAATGGCCAGGTACAGACACCTGGTCTTCCCTATACTCGAGTTCCTTCAAGAGCATCAACTTTACCCTGATGAGCAGATCCTCAAGTTCAAGATCGAGCTTCTGAACAAGACCAACATGGTTGATTACGCCATGGACATCCACAAGAGTCTCGACCACACAGAAGACGCTCCCCAAGGTATAATAATCTCTGTGAAAGTTTGCCTCTTTCGTCTTTGTTGGTTGATTGGTTTATCATGAATGTTTCTGGTGATAGATATGGAGGAAGCGGCTGCATTGCTCGTGACGTTCCTTTTGAACCCTAATGCTGTCCAGGAGCTAAGAGGTGATAAGAAATACAATCTCCAGATGCTGAAAGAACGTTACCAGGTTGTGATTTTGTGTTGTTTCGTTTGTGTTTAGTATGAGGAACTCAGTTttgatgtataatatttttttatcagattgGTCCAGACCAGATTGAGGCGTTGAATCAGTACGCCAAGTTTCAGTTTGAATGTGGGAATTATTCAGGTGCCGCTGATTATCTTTCCAGTACAGGACTCTTTGCTCTAACCTTGAGAGAAGTATGAGTGCCTTGTGGGGGAAGCTAGCATCTGAGATATTGATGCAGAACTGGGACATTGCGCTTGAAGAGCTCAACCGTCTCAAGGATATTATTGACTCAAAAGTCTGCTTCTTCTAGCTTTTCCAACCTTTTGAGAGATCCCTGTTGATGTGATTTTATAGATACTAATTGGCAAAGATTTTGTTTCAGCTGCTGTTGGGTTGCAGAAGTCACGATTCTGGTGTGAGCCGCTTGGTGAGTTTTGGTTGCTTGTGTTGTTGTTTTCCTTTCTCTGATGTTCGTAGGAGAGATGCATCATTCTTCATGAtgattctttctctctctacaaAAGCTCATCTTTTCTACTTACCATTCAGTTCCCAGATGCTCGAGGAGACACTATATGTAAAGAACTCACACAGACACCGCAATCTCATTAAGTATCTAAAAGACTATATTGACTTCATTTCCACAAAATATCCTTTTTGGAATCGAACTTCTGGAGCTGATCATTTCCTTGCCGCCTGCCATGACTGGGTAACGTCTCCTCCTTGACATGAGAATGTTTTTAGACATTTCTGATATATCTATTGAGTTATGTAGATG
The nucleotide sequence above comes from Brassica napus cultivar Da-Ae chromosome A9, Da-Ae, whole genome shotgun sequence. Encoded proteins:
- the LOC125577611 gene encoding probable glycosyltransferase At5g03795 isoform X1, whose translation is MSALWGKLASEILMQNWDIALEELNRLKDIIDSKLLLGCRSHDSGVSRLVSFGCLCCCFPFSDVRRRDASFFMMILSLSTKAHLFYLPFSSQMLEETLYVKNSHRHRNLIKYLKDYIDFISTKYPFWNRTSGADHFLAACHDWVPSETRKHFSKTIRALCNSDVKEGFVFGKDTSLPETYVRYPKKPLSNIGGKSASKRPTVAFFNLLVNPITGTLGQYYSLTGVNNKDPDLKIFGKLLRSKGNKNYLQFMKTSKYYFLWLCSSNHI
- the LOC125577611 gene encoding eukaryotic translation initiation factor 3 subunit E-like isoform X2, whose product is MARYRHLVFPILEFLQEHQLYPDEQILKFKIELLNKTNMVDYAMDIHKSLDHTEDAPQDMEEAAALLVTFLLNPNAVQELRGDKKYNLQMLKERYQIGPDQIEALNQYAKFQFECGNYSGAADYLSSTGLFALTLREV